The Rickettsia endosymbiont of Gonocerus acuteangulatus nucleotide sequence TTAAGGTTCTTAGGATTTGTCCATAATTCATCTTTTAAGTTATTGAAGTTTATATTTATTTTCATACGATCAGGCTGAAAATCTTCAACTCTTAAACTTATGCTATTAAGATAACTATTATCCCCCTTATCACTTACTAAATATAGACTTACATTATAGGTACCACTTAAAGACTCATCATATGTATTAAATAAATATTCGGTAAATCCGTCTGGATTTAATGTTATCTTACCTTTATCTATTATTTGCCCACGAGGATTAGTTATAGCATAAATCATTAAGATACTGACAATTTAATAGTATTAAAAACAGCATCATAAAATGTTTCAAAATCTCCTACAACTTTCCTAATTTCATTTTTTATCTTAAACCAGTAATGCTCTATAGGATTTAAATCAGGAGAGTAAGTTGGTAAATACAATATGGTACAACCAACGGATTCAATGAACTCTTTAACTTTAGAATTTTTATGAAAATTAATGTTATCCATAATAACGGTTTGCCCAGGTTGTAATTCTGTAATTAATACATCCCTAATATAAGTTTTAAAGACCTCTGTATTACAATTACCTTCAAATATTACAGGAGTAATAAGATTACCATTACAAAGACCAGCTATCATACTTATTCTAAATTTATGTTGATACACCTTTTCTCCATAACACCTTTGTCCTATAATGCTCCATCCATACTCTTTGCAAGCATTATCCTCTATTCCAGATTCATCAAGATATACTAATTTGTCTTTTGTGATGGTTTGTATCTTTGCTATAAATTCATTTCTTAATTTAATATCTCTTTTCGGATGAAAATGAGTTTTTTTATAGCTATAGCCAAGTTTTCTGATTTGTCTTAAAATAGTTACAGATGCAATATTACCCCATTGCTTTGCTAACTCCTTTGATGTTTTATTCATATTAGCTTTAAAAAATTCTTTAAAAGATTCTGAATCTTTTATCTTATGACTATGTCCTTTCTGATAACCAGTTGCTGCTTCTAAAGTACCTTGCTTATCTTTTAATTTTTTCCATTTATATATAGTATCACGACTTACATTAAATAATTTACTTACCTTACTTATTCGTATCCCTGCTTCTACAGCTTTTATAACTCTTAGTCTTAGTTCTATTGCATATGCTCGTGCCATATCTCTTTACATGCTTGTTAATATTTGCTTACTATAACATGATACTCTCGCTCTGTCAGTACCTTAATGACTTATGCTATATATTATGGACTATTGATGATCAAACCATCTTTGCAGGTATTATTAGCTTTTATTTTGGTCAACGTACTTTCAACAAACTATATAAATATAAGACTTGAATTTTAATAAAATGAATTTATATATTTAGAATAATAAATATATGAGAGGATTAGTATTATGAAAATTAAAGCTTACATCCCAGCTATAGCAGCTGCTATTTTATTTAGCAATATAGCAGAAGCTCAGCAGAATAATGACAAAGCTGTATCTTTGCGTCAGCCTATGGACATTCTAAATCATCAAATTTCTTACTTTGATAATTATTGGAATAATATATTAAAAGATGGTCTATCTTTTTATGAATCTAGCGGAATAAAAAGCAAGTTTATTACTAAAGATAAGCAGTATATTATTATTATGGAAGTACCTGGATTTGATAAAAATCAAATTAAAATCTAAAGTCAATAACAATAAATTATTTATTAAAGGGAACATAGAAGAGAAAAATAAAGATGATGAGTCAAATAATTATATGAATAAGAATTTTAATTATGTAATATCTTTATACGAGGATGTAGACCAAAAAAATATTTCCTCAAATTTAAAAAACGGTATACTTACTATTACCCTACCACGTCTTGAGATTAAAGAACAAAACGCAAGGGATATAGCAATTAAATAAAAGTAATCCCCGCCGCAAGCAGCGGGGTATTTTAGAAGAAAGCTAGCTGATGATCCTCATGCAGTTTCTGATATTCCTTGCCTTGGTTTTTTACGTATTTTCCTATCATATTCTCATTTCCATGCTTACCTACCGTACTCGTAAAATATCCATCAGTCCAAAATTCTCCACCCCATAATTGTTTCTTTACCTGTGGACACTGTCTAAATATTTGACGAGCTGTAACACTTTTAATTGTTGTTACTATTTTTGTTACGCTATAGGTTGGTACAGATTGTACCAAAAAATGGACATGATCTTCATCAACCCCTATTTCTAAAAATTTTATTTGATATCTCTTTTCTATCTCTAAACATATTTCTCGTAATACTTGATCAACTGATACGTCAAACACTGCTCGGCGATATTTTGCTGGAAATACCATGTGATACAGCAGTACCGTAACATTATGACTTTTATGTATATATTTGCTCATTCCGCCATATTACGCCGCAAGCGGCGGGGAATATACCCAAAAGAGATTAAACTTTCATTAATAGGAGGTATTTATGGCATTTAATTTACCAAATGTAAGAAATAAATCAGAGATTAGTAATGAGTTAAGAAGACGTAACTATTTAGATAACATATTCGATGATTTTTTTAATGAATTTTATATATCTAAAGATAAAGTTCTAATACCTAAAACCGATATTTCTGAAACTGATACCGGATATAGTTTAGAAGTAGAATTACCTGGTATAAATCAAAAAGATATCGATATAAATATAGATAATCATATTTTAATTATAAAAGGACATAAAGAAGAAAAATCTGAGGAGAAAAATAAGAATTATCATATGCGTGAGCGATATTATGGTTCTTTCCAACGTTCAATAACTTTGCCTACAAATATTAAGGATGATGAGGTAGATGCACGCTTTGAAAACGGCATATTATATATAAAAATACCAAAAAAAGAATAAGGAAAAACTAGAAAAATTGAAGTGAAATAATATTGTATAGGGCTTGATTTTTTATCGTCATTTCGAGCGATTAAAAGGAGCATAGCAATCTCATAAAATAATATTTTCTGAGATTGCCACACCCTAAGGCTTTGCTGCTTTTCATAAGGCATTGTTGCGTGGGTCAGTAAATCAAATATGTCAATTTGTAACTTGTGAGCTGGATCCAGTAAAAATACTAAAATAATATATCCTCTAAGTTGTTTTATGGATACCGTGGCCAAGCGACTAGGTAACATCGAGAACGTTTTTCGATCTACACAACAAACGGTTCTAAGAAAAAGATAATAAAGGTTAAATCATATGAATAAAACTTTGAAATACTTGCTTATTATATTTATGAGTATAATGAAAATACTATAAGTAAGTAGAACAAAACTTATTTAAAATAATAAGATTTTAAATAGGTAATGATGAACAGAAAATATAGACACTTATCTCGCGAAGAGAGATATGAAATAAAAAGAATGTATGACCTAGGAGTCAGTATTAACAAGATAGCACAACATCTTACGAGGTCTAAAAGCACTATTAGTATGGAGCTAAAAAGAAATAAAGTAAAAGGTAAGTATATGCCTTGTGTTGCTCAGGAACAATATAAAAAAAGGATGCATCAGCAAGAGTTATTAAAAATAGAGAAGTTACCTATTTTGTTAAATTATATCAAAAATGCTATGATTCACAAGAAATGGTCACCGGATGCTATAGCCGGAAAGTTAAAACTGGACAAAAATACAGCTTGTTGTATCAGTACAGAAAGTATATATAGATTTGTCTACACTTCTCCAGTTGCAGCTAAATTAAAGTTATATAGCTATTTACCGTCTAAAAGATATAAAAGGCAAGAAAGGGGGACAAGGCATCAAAGGATCATTATACCACAAAGGATCTCAATACATCAGCGTGATGCAATAGCAATGCAAAAGCTAGAAGTAGGGCATTTTGAGGCAGATCTTACATTTCATAAAGGTAATCAAAGTATGAATATCGGTGTGCTGGTGGATAAAAAGAGTCAAAAGATTATTTTAGTGCTGAATAACTCCAAAAGAGCTAAAACAGTTACCACTGGGTTTTTAAAAAAGATCAAAACGCTGCCAAGTAGTGTTAGAAAGACTATTACTATGGATAATGGCAAAGAGTTTGTAGGGCATCTTGCTTATAGACTATCTGGGTTTCAAACTTTCTTTTGTGATCCATACCGCCCTAGACAAAAAGCACTAGTGGAGAAAATGAATTCTATGATTCATAGAATTTTACCTAAAAATACAGATATTACAACCGTTACACAAAGAGGTCTTGACAATATTGCTGAGATTTTAAATAACATGGGAATATTGCCAAACTAACAAGAACAGACCGGAAAACAGTACGAAAAATAATAAACCGCTATGTAGAGGCTGGTACAGAATCCCCAGCAATCTATGAACGATCTTCAGTTTTGGATTTTTGGCACGAAAAAATAATTGAGTTATTAGAAAAAAATCTGAGTTACATAAGAATTTTTGAGGAGTTAAAAAATCAAGGTTATACAAGCAGTTATACTTCTTTGACCCGTTATATCAAAAAATATAAAATTAAGGATAACAGTTGCATTCGTTTTCATACTTTAGCAGGAGAGGAAGCACAAGTAGATTTTGGTGACATAGGCTTACAGTATAATTCTAAAGGGCGTAGAGTTAAAGCATATGTATTTAATATGCGTTTAAGCTATAGTCGCCTTGATTATTATGAAGTAGTGTTTGATCAAAGTTGTCAAACATGGATTCAATGTCATATCAATGCATTTAATTATTTTGCTGGTAGTCCAAAAGTAATAAAACTTGATAATCTTAAAGCTGGAGTAGTAGATGCCAATTTTTATGAGCCAGTATATCAGAAGGAATATAAGTGCTTAGCCGATCATTATGGAATTTTACTTTCTCCTTGTCGAGTGTATCAACCGCAAGAAAAAGGCAAAGTTGAGTCGGGAATAAAATACGTTAAAAATAATTTTTTTGCTGGTCGTAAATTTGATAGATATGAAGAATTAACAAATGGTCTTGCAAATTGGTTAAATAAGGCCAATAGCCGAATACATGGTACTACTAAGAGAATACCTAGAGAACTGTTTGAGCAAGAGGAAAGAAGTAGTTTGATTCCTTTACCATTAGAAACTTTTGATTTGTCATCTTGGCATAATCGAAAAGTAGCAAAAGATTGTCATATTACCATAGATAATAATTATTACTCTGTACCAGCAAAATATATATACAGTGAGGTAATGGTACAATTGTCCCCAAAACTTGTTCAAATATTTTCTATACAAAATGATTTAATAGCAAGACACGTTAGAACAGAGGGCAAGGGGATATTTACCACTAATCCGTCTCATTATGCTAAATACAAACGTCTATGCCCAGGTTTTATAGAATATAGTGAACATTATCAACAACAAATGCAGCAGATAGGGAATAATTGCAGTTTATTATTAGAATCATTACAACAAACAAGAGTGAATGATTGGCAACGTTGTGCACGAGGTATCATTTCTTTACGTAAGGTTTACAATGATGACTTAATAGATAAAGCCTGTCATAGAGCACTACATTATGGTATAAGTTCTTACTCTAAAATTAAGAATATTTTAAATAGTAATGCAGTAAACTTACCATTACCAGAGTTTGGAGGTAATAATGCAGAACTTATTTAATGACCTACGAAGCTTTAGATTATCAGGTATAGTCAATAGTTTAAATGAAAGGATTATTTATGCTCAAAATAATAAACTAGGATTTAAAGAATTTCTATCACTATTATGTGAAGATGAAAAATCTAACCGTAAGGATAATAATTACCGTCGCCGTAAAAGTGCTGCTAAATTGCCGGTAACTAAAAATTTAGAAGACTTTGATTTTAATTTCCAACCAAGTGTTGATGCCAAAGTAATAAGTGATTTATCAACTTGTGATTATATTAATACTAAGGGAAATGTAATATTCATAGGTGATTCAGGAACTGGGAAAACTCATCTTGCCATTGGGCTAGCATTAAAAGCTTTAACACGAGAATACTCTGTATATTTTACTACGGTATCGGATATGCTTTATAATTTACATATTGCAAGAGCAGATAATAGTTATCACAAAAAGGTTAAATTACTCCTATCGTTTGATTTATTAATTCTTGATGAGCTCGGGTTTAAGCAATTGCCAAAACATTCAGTAGAAGACTTTTTTAATATTATTGCTAAACGATATGAAAATAAATCTACCATTATTACCACAAACAAGGATTTTGAAAAATGGAATGAAATATTTGCTGATGAAGTATTAACTCATGCAATTATTGATCGAGTGGTACATCATGCTCATATACTAAACATAAAAGGTAAAAGTTATCGTATTAATAACTATAAATCTGGAGGTAATATGGCATAAAAATTTTTAAATATAGTGGTTCCTTTTTCGTGCAATTTACTGGTCCCTTTTTAATTGAAAATGACAATAGATTTTTAAGGAATGAAAAATATACACCTTCTTTGTTATGGGAACACATCAAGAATGATGTTATTTTTTCATCTAATGGATATACAATATTTGATGATACGGTTTTAAATAAAAGGAATACGAAGCAAATAGAAATTGCAAGATCGCAGTACAGTGGAGCTACAGGTAGAGTTACTAAAGGTATAGGAGTAGTGAGTCTGGTATATTATAACCCTGATATTAATAAGTTTTGGGTAATAGATTATCGAATTTTTGCACCTGATCATGATGGAGCAACAAAACTAGAACACCTATTAAACATGTTAAATAATGCTGTTTATAGCAAGAAGATTCCTTTTCAAACAGTACTTTTTGACACATGGTATTCTACACACAAAATTATGCAACATGTTGACTCTCTGGGGAAATATTATTATGCCCCTATTAAAGCCAATAGAAACGTTAGTAAAACGCACGATTCTAAACCTTATAAAGCTGTAAAAGAGTTGACATTTTCAGATGAAGAGATCAGGCATGGAGTAGAGATTCATATAAAAGGCTTTGCTAAAAATAAGCATGTTAATTTGTTTAAATTTACTGTTCCTACCAACAGAGTTGAGTATGTTGTTACCAATAACAAAACTCACAAATCTTCTAAAGCTGCACAAGATGAGTGTGGCTTTCGATGGGTAATTGAGAGCATGCACAGAGAAATTAAGCAACTTACTGGGATAGAACGTTGTCAATGCAGGAAACAGCGTATTCAACGTAATCATATTAGTTGGGCATTTTTAGTTTGGGCATTTCTCAAAAGGACTGCAAATACAATCGGTAAAACGGTTTACCAAATAAAGTTAGGGCTTTTAGATGACTATATGCAACAACAGCTGCGTTCTCCATCTTTACGATATTTAGAACCAAACATAGCGTAGAGTCTTTCTAATTAAGTGTGTAAATTTTTCATAGGGCTTAAATTCTACCTTCAAATTTTATCAAAAAGTGAGCCATAGCTGCGTTCCAGTTTGGAATCGGCATAGCCCATTTCTTGGTCATATAATCAATTGCCAAATATAAGGTCTTAAAAACGGCATTATCATTTGGAAAAACCCGTTTATTCTTGGTAACCTTACGTAATTGGCTATTGACAGATTCTACACTATTCGTTGTGTATATTACTTTCCTTATCGCCTCAGGGTATCCTAGAAAAACCATTAAATTTTCCCAATGAACATACCAAGATTTAGCAATTTGTGGATACTGTTTACTCCATTTAGCTTCAAAAGATTCTAAAGCAAGATGTGCTTCTTCCTCTGTGCTAGCAGTATAAATAGGCTTTAAATCAGCCGCTAATTCTTTTCGGTCTTTATATGATACATATTTTAAACTATTTCTAATCTGATGTACAATACATAATTGATGTTCGGTTTTCGGAAAAACTGCCTCTATCGCCTCAGACATACCGGTTAAATCTCTTTTGGGTATATTCCCCGCCGCTTGCGGCGTAATATGGCGGAATGAGCAAATATATACATAAAAGTCATAATGTTACGGTACTGCTGTATCACATGGTATTTCCAGCAAAATATCGCCGAGCAGTGTTTGACGTATCAGTTGATCAAGTATTACGAGAAATATGTTTAGAGATAGAAAAGAGATATCAAATAAAATTTTTAGAAATAGGGGTTGATGAAGATCATGTCCATTTTTTGGTACAATCTGTACCAACCTATAGCGTAACAAAAATAGTAACAACAATTAAAAGTGTTACAGCTCGTCAAATATTTAGACAGTGTCCACAGGTAAAGAAACAATTATGGGGTGGAGAATTTTGGACTGATGGATATTTTACGAATACGGTAGGTAAGCATGGAAATGAGAATATGATAGGAAAATACGTAAAAAACCAAGGCAAGGAATATCAGAAACTGCATGAGGATCATCAGCTAGCTTTCTTCTAAAATACCCCGCTGCTTGCGGCGGGGATTACTTTTATTTATCACTGCAAGCAATAAGCATGTCTTGCATACCTCTGTTCTTCATCTCAGTAAAATTACCAAGCCAAAATTTTGCTCCTTCATTTTCACTGATCCACAATCCTAAAATATCCTTCCTGCCAGATAAATCAATACCTAATGCTACATATACAGACTTATTGATAATTCGTTTATCTTGACGTACTTTTACTACTAAACAGTCAAAAAATACTATAGCATATACTCGATCCAATGAAAATTCAAGGACTAAGTAGAACAAAACCTATAAATTTTCTGCCCAAATTTCATTGGGGGTTTTATAACCAAAAATCTTTCTTGGCATGTTATTTAAAATCTCAGCAATATTGTCAAGACCTCTTTGTGTAACGGTTGTAATATCTGTATTTTTAGGTAAAATTCTATGAATCATAGAATTCATTTTCTCCACTAGTGCTTTTTGTCTAGGGCGGTATGGATCACAAAAGAAAGTTTGAAACCCAGATAGTCTATAAGCAAGATGCCCTACAAACTCTTTGCCATTATCCATAGTAATAGTCTTTCTAACACTACTTGGCAGCGTTTTGATCTTTTTTAAAAACCCAGTGGTAACTGTTTTAGCTCTTTTGGAGTTATTCAGCACTAAAATAATCTTTTGACTCTTTTTATCCACCAGCACACCGATATTCATACTTTGATTACCTTTATGAAATGTAAGATCTGCCTCAAAATGCCCTACTTCTAGCTTTTGCATTGCTATTGCATCACGCTGATGTATTGAGATCCTTTGTGGTATAATGATCCTTTGATGCCTTGTCCCCCTTTCTTGCCTTTTATATCTTTTAGACGGTAAATAGCTATATAACTTTAATTTAGCTGCAACTGGAGAAGTGTAGACAAATCTATATATACTTTCTGTACTGATACAACAAGCTGTATTTTTGTCCAGTTTTAACTTTCCGGCTATAGCATCCGGTGACCATTTCTTGTGAATCATAGCATTTTTGATATAATTTAACAAAATAGGTAACTTCTCTATTTTTAATAACTCTTGCTGATGCATCCTTTTTTTATATTGTTCCTGAGCAACACAAGGCATATACTTACCTTTTACTTTATTTCTTTTTAGCTCCATACTAATAGTGCTTTTAGACCTCGTAAGATGTTGTGCTATCTTGTTAATACTGACTCCTAGGTCATACATTCTTTTTATTTCATATCTCTCTTCGCGAGATAAGTGTCTATATTTTCTGTTCATCATTACCTATTTAAAATCTTATTATTTTAAATAAGTTTTGTTCTACTTACTTATAGTATTTTCACAATGGTCGGCTTTGCCATATCTTGACATCCTCAATTACATCATCAGTAATTTGACTTATCAAACTTTCGCTAACGTCAGCTCCATACAATTCTTGCATTTGAATCTTAATATCAGATAAGCTCATTCCTTTAGCGTATAACGATATTATTTTATCATCAAATCCTTCAATACGTCTTTGACGCTTTGGAATTAATGCAGGTTCAAATGTACTACTTCTATCCCTTGGAACCTCAATCTCTATAACTCCATTATTTGTTACTAGATTCTTTACATTCTTACCATTACGAACATTATCACTATCAGTATGACAATATTTATCATATCCTAAGTGATTATTCATCTCTGACTGCAATGCCTTCTCTACAAGCCGTTTGGTTAATTGCTTTAATAAACCATCCTCTTTAAGTAATGTTGATATATCTGTATCATTATTTATTAATAAATCTATCGCTTGATTTATTGCTTCATTTTGTTTTTGGTGCATATAATTTCTCCTTTTGTTATATTATATTTTTATATAACCTTTGAGAAATTCCCACACTTATTTGGACAGAGCCATAGCGTAAGTTTTGAGTATTAAAAACAGCATCATAAAATGTTTCAAAATCTCCTACAACTTTCCTAATTTCATTTTTTATCTTAAACCAGTAATGCTCTATAGGATTTAAATCAGGAGAGTAAGTTGGTAAATACAATATGGTACAACCAACGGATTCAATGAACTCTTTAACTTTAGAATTTTTATGAAAATTAATGTTATCCATAATAACGGTTTGCCCAGGTTGTAATTCTGTAATTAATACATCCCTAATATAAGTTTTAAAGACCTCTGTATTACAATTACCTTCAAATATTACAGGAGCAATAAGATTACCATTACAAAGACCAGCTATCATACTTATTCTAAATTTATGTTGATACACCTTTTCTCCATAACACCTTTGTCCTATAATGCTCCATCCATACTCTTTGCAAGCATTATCCTCTATTCCAGATTCATCAAGATATACTAATTTGTCTTTTGTGATGGTTTGTATCTTTGCTATAAATTCATTTCTTAATTTAATATCTCTTTTCGGATGAAAATGAGTTTTTTTATAGCTATAGCCAAGTTTTCTGATTTGTCTTAAAATAGTTACAGATGCAATATTACCCCATTGCTTTGCTAACTCCTTTGATGTTTTATTCATATTAGCTTTAAAAAATTCTTTAAAAGATTCTGAATCTTTTATCTTATGACTATGTCCTTTCTGATAACCAGTTGCTGCTTCTAAAGTACCTTGCTTATCTTTTAATTTTTTCCATTTATATATAGTATCACGACTTACATTAAATAATTTACTTACCTTACTTATTCGTATCCCTGCTTCTACAGCTTTTATAACTCTTAGTCTTAGTTCTATTGCATATGCTCGTGCCATATCTCTTTACATGCTTGTTAATATTTGCTTACTATAACATGATACTCTCGCTCTGTCAGTACCTTAATGACTTATGCTATACAAAAGTGAAAACGTTAATTGAATCTGTTGGTTGCAGTATTTTATTTTTACCAACTTACTCTCCTGACTTAAATCTCTTTTGGGTATATTCCCCGCCGCTTGCGGCGTAATATGGCGGAATGAGCAAATATATACATAAAAGTCATAATGTTACGGTACTGCTGTATCACATGGTATTTCCAGCAAAATATCGCCGAGCAGTGTTTGACGTATCAGTTGATCAAGTATTACGAGAAATATGTTTAGAGATAGAAAAGAGATATCAAATAAAATTTTTAGAAATAGGGGTTGATGAAGATCATGTCCATTTTTTGGTACAATCTGTACCAACCTATAGCGTAACAAAAATAGTAACAACAATTAAAAGTGTTACAGCTCGTCAAATATTTAGACAGTGTCCACAGGTAAAGAAACAATTATGGGGTGGAGAATTTTGGACTGATGGATATTTTACGAGTACGGTAGGTAAGCATGGAAATGAGAATATGATAGGAAAATACGTAAAAAACCAAGGCAAGGAATATCAGAAACTGCATGAGGATCATCAGCTAGCTTTCTTCTAAAATACCCCGCTGCTTGCGGCGGGGATTACTTTTATTCCTATTGAGCATTACTGGTTTAAAATCAAGAATGAAATAAGAAAAACTATTTCTAATTTTGAGCACTTTTTTGATGCTGTTTACTATGCTCTTAAAAAAGTCACTACCTTATCGCATTAAGCTATAATATAAATGTTTTTTTGTATATTCAAGATAAAAATAAAATTTTTATGCAGTTAACAAGTTTTACAGATTATGGGTTACGTAGTCTCATATATCTTGCGTCTAAACAGGGGAAAATTTGTAGTGTAAAAGAAATAGCAGAATACTATCAAAACTTACGCTATGTTTGATATAATGCCCATGAATTAAGGGATATTATGAAGTGCTTCACTATAAAACATTGCTGTGTAATAAGAGTTTTTAGCATATTTGCTATAACATAGCGTAAGTTTTGCTATAATATTTCGCTTAATCATTTAGTAAAGGTAATACACAAATTAGTACAATTAGGATATATTAAGTAGTAGTAAAGGAAAAGGAGGTGGAATTAAACTTGCATTTAACCCCTCCTCTATGAAACTTGGAGATTTAATAGAAAAGTTAGAGCCTAATATGGATATAGTAGAATGTTTTATAAAGATACTAATCGATGCAGAATCACTAATTCGTGCCAATTTAAACATTTTATTAAGGAGGCAAGCAATGCATTTATAAAAACACTTAACAATTATACATTAGAGGATGCTGCTAGCACCTTTTCTCTGTCCAACTATTAAAAACTCTTTATTTCCTTTAGCTCCAAATATCGGGCTTTCTACAATACCGAATATCTCAAAATGATGCTCTTGCTCAAGCCAAACCCTAATTTTATCACATACTTTTTGATGTAAGAGCAGATTTTTAATGATCCCCCCCTCTTCTACTTCATGCTTTTCGACTTCAAATTGTGGTTTGATTAAAGCTATAAGTAAACAATCTTTCTTAGCTAAAGCAAATGAAGCAGGCAGAATAGTAGTTAAGCTGATAAAGCTTGCATCACAAACTATCAAATCAGGCTGAGTAGTTATTTGTTTATCGGTTAAATATCGTGCATTAGTTTTCTCAAGCACTATAATTTGTGGATTGTCACGCAATCTATGATGCAGCTCGCCATAACCAACATCTACGGCAAAAACTAACTCTGCTCTTCGCTCCAATAAAACTTCTGTAAAACCGCCAGTACTGCTTCCAAGATCAATGCAAACCATACCGCTAGGGTTAATCTTAAAATGATCTAAAGCCTTAATTAGCTTTAATGCTCCTCTCGAAACATAATTATGCTTCGGCAATTTTACCTTAATATCCTTATCATTTACACTAATTTGAGTTCCGGCTTTGGTTAATTGCTCATGTTTATTATGCACTTTACCCTGCATAATTAGACTTTGTGCTATTTGGATACTTGGAGCAAAACCTTTTTGCAATAAAAATTCATCAAGTCTTATTTTAGTCATTGTAAATTGAGTAATACTTGATTTTGTAATTTAAATAATTCAGCAGCACCTACTTTTGCAAGTTTTAACATTTCTAAAAACTGTTCTTCAGAAAAAGGTTTTTTCTCTGCCGTTCCTTGAATTTCAATTAAATTTCCATTACCTGCAAACACAAAATTACTATCGACTTCAGCGTCGCTATCTTCTAAATAATCTAAATCTAATATAGGTTGATCTTTATATATACCGCAAGAAACGGCAGCAACCTGGTTAATTAATGGATTTACTTTCAGAATTCTTTTCTTCATTAATGATCTAATAGCTAAATGCAAAGCTACATAACTCCCTGTTATAGCGGCAGTCCTAGTACCTCCATCGGCATTAAT carries:
- a CDS encoding IS30 family transposase translates to MMNRKYRHLSREERYEIKRMYDLGVSINKIAQHLTRSKSTISMELKRNKVKGKYMPCVAQEQYKKRMHQQELLKIEKLPILLNYIKNAMIHKKWSPDAIAGKLKLDKNTACCISTESIYRFVYTSPVAAKLKLYSYLPSKRYKRQERGTRHQRIIIPQRISIHQRDAIAMQKLEVGHFEADLTFHKGNQSMNIGVLVDKKSQKIILVLNNSKRAKTVTTGFLKKIKTLPSSVRKTITMDNGKEFVGHLAYRLSGFQTFFCDPYRPRQKALVEKMNSMIHRILPKNTDITTVTQRGLDNIAEILNNMPRKIFGYKTPNEIWAENL
- a CDS encoding TlyA family RNA methyltransferase — its product is MTKIRLDEFLLQKGFAPSIQIAQSLIMQGKVHNKHEQLTKAGTQISVNDKDIKVKLPKHNYVSRGALKLIKALDHFKINPSGMVCIDLGSSTGGFTEVLLERRAELVFAVDVGYGELHHRLRDNPQIIVLEKTNARYLTDKQITTQPDLIVCDASFISLTTILPASFALAKKDCLLIALIKPQFEVEKHEVEEGGIIKNLLLHQKVCDKIRVWLEQEHHFEIFGIVESPIFGAKGNKEFLIVGQRKGASSIL
- a CDS encoding transposase gives rise to the protein MHQKQNEAINQAIDLLINNDTDISTLLKEDGLLKQLTKRLVEKALQSEMNNHLGYDKYCHTDSDNVRNGKNVKNLVTNNGVIEIEVPRDRSSTFEPALIPKRQRRIEGFDDKIISLYAKGMSLSDIKIQMQELYGADVSESLISQITDDVIEDVKIWQSRPL
- the tnpA gene encoding IS200/IS605 family transposase, whose protein sequence is MSKYIHKSHNVTVLLYHMVFPAKYRRAVFDVSVDQVLREICLEIEKRYQIKFLEIGVDEDHVHFLVQSVPTYSVTKIVTTIKSVTARQIFRQCPQVKKQLWGGEFWTDGYFTNTVGKHGNENMIGKYVKNQGKEYQKLHEDHQLAFF
- the rph gene encoding ribonuclease PH, with amino-acid sequence MRQSGRKSNQLRPISIELSPLINAEGSCLIKIGNTHVMCSASYDTTVPPFLRNQNRGWITAEYGMLPSSTSQRNKREAVQGKQSGRTQEIQRLIGRTMRSIIDLQKLGERQITIDCDVINADGGTRTAAITGSYVALHLAIRSLMKKRILKVNPLINQVAAVSCGIYKDQPILDLDYLEDSDAEVDSNFVFAGNGNLIEIQGTAEKKPFSEEQFLEMLKLAKVGAAELFKLQNQVLLNLQ
- a CDS encoding IS630 family transposase, translating into MARAYAIELRLRVIKAVEAGIRISKVSKLFNVSRDTIYKWKKLKDKQGTLEAATGYQKGHSHKIKDSESFKEFFKANMNKTSKELAKQWGNIASVTILRQIRKLGYSYKKTHFHPKRDIKLRNEFIAKIQTITKDKLVYLDESGIEDNACKEYGWSIIGQRCYGEKVYQHKFRISMIAGLCNGNLIAPVIFEGNCNTEVFKTYIRDVLITELQPGQTVIMDNINFHKNSKVKEFIESVGCTILYLPTYSPDLNPIEHYWFKIKNEIRKVVGDFETFYDAVFNTQNLRYGSVQISVGISQRLYKNII